GAAATCTGGGACCTGGCGCGCAGTATCAATCAGCGCTACAGGTAGAAACAACAGATCTTGCCGGCACAAATCGGATCCGTATCGCCCTGGATCAACCTGGCGTCACAGAACCTTTCCTACTCAACAATGTGCTGATTCGAGAGTTTGTTGTGCTTACCGACAACGAAGAGCCTCTCCTTGAGGTACTGATTGACAGTGAGATGCTGCCGGCTGATTTTCAGCCCGTACAAAACCTGCAGGATCCAGCCCTGCCCTTTGTATCCACGCGCCCAACCATCGAGCTAACCATTTCAGACGATGGGGCTTTTCAGCTGCTCAATGATACAAATCTAGTACAACTGGAGCTCGATGATGTGACCGTGCATTTTTCAGATCCCCAGGTGCAATTTGAACCAGGCACGGTTGAAAAAAACGAGGCGCGGATTGTGTTCACCCCCGACCTTTCTGGCCGCGACACAACACATACCCTTTTTGCGCGGGTTTTTGATCCAGCCGGCAATGAAGCAGATAACAGTCCGTATCAGGTGCACTTCCGTGTACAATCGGCATTTGAGATAGAATCACTTTACCCTTATCCGAACCCGATGCATACGGCAACAACGTTTGCCTTCCGCTTGCGAGGCGATGAAGCAATGCAGGCAGATGACTTCCGGATTCGCATTTTCACCTTATCGGGCCGGCTCATCAAAGAATTTGATTTGATTGAAGACCCCGGCCTCCTCGAAATCCCGGGCCTTCGCATCGGTTGGAACAAGCTGGGATGGGATGGCCGTGATGCAGACGGTGACCGGGTAGCGCCGGGTGTATACCTTTATAAAGTCTTTCTAAGCGCTGCCGGCGAGTCTATTGACGTGAATAACAGTTCCAGCGTAGAGAAAATTGTCGTCCTCCGGTAACACTTTGAAAATCAGCGTACTCATCGGCACCCGCAACAGGCCGGCTCTGCTGCATCGCTGCATCAAAAGCGTAGTTATGCAGGCATATGCCAATGTCGAGATTATTGTGCTCGACGATGCCTCTACACCACCCGTTGAAGTAGCACCTGTTGAAGCGATTGCCGGCAATCTGCCTGTGCAGTGCCTGCGTGCCGACAAACAGCTGGGCCTCAACGCGGTGCGAAACCGGCTCCTCGCAGCAGCAACCGGCGATGTATTTTTCATTATTGATGATGACGCTTTTTTTGATGATGATACGGCACTTCAACAAGTAGCCACTGCGTTTTCAGGCACAAACGCGCCGGGCATTATCGCTACAAAAATTATGGACTCGCGTAGCGGGACCATTCGGCCGTTGACGCCGCATAGCCGCCGGCAGGTCAGGCAAGACAAAACCATACTCGACGAGCCACACCGCATTTCTTACTTCCTTGGTGGCGCCCATGCGATCCATCGGGATGTCATCGCGCAATGCGGTAATTTTGACGAGGTATTGATGTATGGACTGGATGAAATCGAATTGGCTTACCGCGCACTTGGCGCAGATTTCCACATTGCGTACTTGCCAAATATAGTTGTGCACCATCAGCCACCGCCGGCACCTGCAGATGCGCCGGCGATAGCACCCTGGCGTTTGTACTACCTGACCCGCAACAGAATATTGTTTGCGTACAAGCACCTTCCGTTTCCCTACCCACTCACTTACATTCCAGCCTGGTTGAGCTGGTACGGCTACCGGGCGCTCCGCGCGGGGTTGTTTGGCACCTATTGCAAAGGAATCCGGGATGGACTCAAATCGATAAAAGACATCCATCGCCAGCCGATAAATGCAGCAACGATTGCTTATTTAAAAGCCAATTATGGCCGATTATGGCGCTAGTGATGTTCAGCGTATCAGGCCAATTGCAACGAGATTTAGATATCTTTTTGCCACCCGAACCATTCCAGGGTTTAACGGTTAATGGTCGATTGTTAGTCGTCATGCAATTGTATCAGAGGCATTGTCTTAAGACCATTGGCAATAGACCTTTCTCTTCATAGCAAGTCTTTATAAATAAATGATTTATGCAGTTATCATGGCCGGCGGTATTGGTAGCCGTTTCTGGCCACGCAGCCGTAAAGCTACCCCCAAGCAGTTTTTGAATGTCTTTGGGGATGCAACGTTGATTCAGAACACCGTGGCGCGACTGAATGGGCTTGTACCGCCCGAGCGCTGCCTCATCGTAACCCATGAGCGCTACGTCGAGCAGACGCAGCAGCA
Above is a genomic segment from Bacteroidota bacterium containing:
- a CDS encoding glycosyltransferase, encoding MKISVLIGTRNRPALLHRCIKSVVMQAYANVEIIVLDDASTPPVEVAPVEAIAGNLPVQCLRADKQLGLNAVRNRLLAAATGDVFFIIDDDAFFDDDTALQQVATAFSGTNAPGIIATKIMDSRSGTIRPLTPHSRRQVRQDKTILDEPHRISYFLGGAHAIHRDVIAQCGNFDEVLMYGLDEIELAYRALGADFHIAYLPNIVVHHQPPPAPADAPAIAPWRLYYLTRNRILFAYKHLPFPYPLTYIPAWLSWYGYRALRAGLFGTYCKGIRDGLKSIKDIHRQPINAATIAYLKANYGRLWR